Proteins from a genomic interval of Desulfoplanes formicivorans:
- a CDS encoding transposase, protein EIVRIYGRRWDIEVFFRTAKQHLELERGCQGPANILNKILETVQTNMDNFAGKNSFIVNKNIQLVVSD, encoded by the coding sequence GGAAATAGTACGGATTTACGGTCGGCGTTGGGACATTGAAGTTTTTTTCCGTACGGCTAAACAACACCTTGAACTGGAAAGAGGATGCCAAGGCCCGGCAAATATCCTCAACAAAATTTTGGAGACAGTTCAAACTAATATGGATAATTTCGCCGGTAAAAATTCATTTATTGTCAATAAAAACATTCAATTAGTTGTCAGTGATTAA